A single Armatimonadia bacterium DNA region contains:
- a CDS encoding DUF362 domain-containing protein → MSLVALVATSEPTAADFGRVLDLAGLAGLVQPGSRVLFKPNQHGGEGYTSAAVIRAGVQWAFAQGAASVVVGDGPFWGHKNPMGYFEQTGMLQVCEETGATPVDFHAGEYHIIETHSPDLPPTLGFSQHLVEADVVINLPVMKTHFNTLVTLGVKNLKGCLRQIDKKTLHELELNAALASVARLLKPWVSATVLDATTAYEGMGPSAATPVPMNLLLASSDVAAVDSVACDLMGIDPASARLLRACAERGVGETDLTKIRTVGASPQDHRRRLALPYEALAASFPDLTVLTEHACSGCVMNLFRALEMAHQQGKTVLADCLVAGTEPAVDRPALRIGKCAGSPGGDGRTVRGCPPRVEDILEALTSPSL, encoded by the coding sequence TTGAGTCTCGTTGCGCTTGTCGCCACTTCTGAACCAACTGCCGCCGATTTCGGCCGTGTCCTCGATCTCGCCGGGCTTGCGGGGCTTGTCCAGCCCGGCAGCCGCGTCCTTTTCAAGCCCAACCAGCATGGGGGAGAGGGCTACACCTCGGCCGCCGTGATTCGCGCCGGCGTGCAATGGGCCTTTGCGCAGGGAGCTGCCTCCGTCGTCGTCGGGGACGGGCCCTTCTGGGGCCACAAGAACCCGATGGGCTACTTCGAGCAGACTGGCATGCTTCAGGTGTGCGAGGAGACCGGCGCAACGCCCGTTGACTTCCATGCGGGCGAGTACCACATCATCGAGACCCACTCACCAGACCTGCCACCGACCCTGGGCTTCTCCCAGCATTTGGTCGAGGCCGACGTCGTGATCAACCTGCCGGTGATGAAGACCCACTTCAACACCCTCGTGACCCTCGGCGTCAAGAACCTCAAGGGTTGCCTGCGCCAGATCGACAAGAAGACGCTACACGAGCTCGAGCTGAATGCCGCCCTGGCCTCAGTTGCCCGGTTGCTGAAGCCCTGGGTCAGCGCCACCGTCCTCGATGCCACCACAGCCTATGAGGGCATGGGGCCCTCCGCAGCGACTCCGGTGCCGATGAACCTGCTGCTGGCCTCCTCCGATGTCGCTGCCGTCGATAGTGTCGCCTGTGACCTGATGGGGATCGACCCGGCTTCGGCTCGCCTGCTCCGTGCCTGTGCTGAGCGCGGTGTGGGGGAGACCGACCTGACCAAGATCCGCACCGTCGGCGCCTCACCCCAGGACCATCGTCGCCGCCTTGCCCTGCCCTACGAGGCCCTGGCGGCGAGCTTCCCCGACCTCACCGTTCTGACCGAGCACGCCTGCAGTGGCTGTGTGATGAACTTGTTCCGTGCCTTGGAGATGGCCCATCAGCAGGGCAAGACCGTCCTTGCCGACTGCCTGGTTGCGGGCACCGAGCCCGCCGTCGACCGTCCCGCTCTACGCATCGGCAAGTGCGCGGGCTCCCCTGGCGGTGACGGCAGAACCGTTCGCGGTTGCCCTCCCCGGGTGGAGGATATCCTGGAGGCCTTGACCAGCCCGTCCCTGTAG
- a CDS encoding hydroxyacid dehydrogenase: MSKAKVWYVQPASHTERVFHPDHYKAMLEEFEVTVNETGKNLTAEEVAAGIAGYDAIVTGWGAPAMQAEILEKADSLKIIAHSAGSIKALVSREMIDKYLIPHGTVLFSANVAIAYNVAESAVGMLLMTMRRWPDLNAYYKRTGKWKDPEVRWNGQYLMGSTVGVVAASSVGREVMRLLQPWPLKVLLYDPYVSSEQAAAMGAEKVELNELFQRADHVTIHLPSIESTNSLIGKEQLDLMKPGATLINTSRGSVIDHDALIEKCKKDEIYVCLDVTTPEPLPKYSEFRMLDNVYIAPHVSGSGFYGYHRIGEQTLQALRDCFGGRPVQGAVDYGRYELLA; this comes from the coding sequence ATGTCCAAAGCCAAGGTATGGTACGTTCAGCCGGCGAGTCATACAGAGCGCGTGTTCCATCCGGACCACTATAAGGCAATGTTGGAGGAGTTCGAGGTCACGGTCAACGAGACCGGCAAGAACCTGACGGCAGAGGAGGTCGCTGCTGGGATCGCCGGGTATGACGCGATCGTGACGGGCTGGGGCGCTCCGGCCATGCAGGCCGAGATCCTCGAGAAGGCCGACAGCCTGAAGATCATCGCCCACTCGGCGGGCTCGATCAAGGCCCTGGTCTCGCGGGAGATGATCGACAAGTACCTGATCCCGCACGGGACGGTGCTGTTCAGCGCGAACGTAGCGATTGCCTACAACGTCGCGGAATCAGCCGTCGGGATGCTTCTGATGACGATGCGGCGTTGGCCGGATCTGAACGCGTACTACAAGCGAACGGGCAAGTGGAAAGACCCAGAGGTCCGGTGGAACGGCCAGTACCTGATGGGCAGCACCGTGGGCGTCGTGGCAGCAAGCTCCGTGGGTCGTGAAGTGATGCGTCTGTTGCAGCCCTGGCCGCTCAAGGTTCTGCTGTACGATCCGTATGTGAGTTCAGAGCAAGCCGCAGCGATGGGTGCGGAGAAGGTCGAGCTGAACGAGCTGTTCCAGCGGGCGGACCACGTGACGATCCACCTGCCGAGCATCGAGTCCACGAATAGCCTGATCGGCAAGGAGCAGTTGGACCTGATGAAGCCCGGGGCGACGCTGATCAACACCTCCCGCGGCTCGGTGATCGACCACGACGCTTTGATCGAGAAGTGCAAGAAGGACGAGATCTACGTGTGTCTCGATGTGACCACGCCGGAGCCACTGCCAAAGTACAGCGAGTTTCGGATGCTGGACAACGTCTACATTGCACCGCACGTGTCGGGGTCGGGCTTCTACGGATACCATCGCATCGGCGAGCAGACACTCCAGGCCTTGCGCGATTGCTTCGGCGGTCGACCGGTACAGGGCGCAGTGGACTATGGTCGCTATGAGTTGCTCGCCTAG
- a CDS encoding dolichyl-phosphate beta-glucosyltransferase, with amino-acid sequence MDAKVPVRSLSIVIPAYNEKKRLPPSLERICDWAADQSRAIDIVLVDDGSTDGTLEAAEATVAGRVPLQALVNKPNRGKGFSVRRGMMEAEGDCVLFTDADLSTPIEEADRLLEAIEAGSEVAIGSRGMKESQIKLHQPWWREKAGKLFGLVTRTIALPGIRDSQCGFKCFRREAAQAIFSRQTLDGWAFDVELLVIARQLGYEIAQVPVEWVNDPNTKVHMLTDGPKMVLDMIRVRLKHRHLTPADRRDQGR; translated from the coding sequence GTGGACGCAAAGGTACCGGTCCGGAGTTTGTCGATTGTCATTCCTGCCTACAACGAGAAAAAGCGCCTGCCGCCCAGTCTGGAGAGGATCTGCGACTGGGCGGCAGACCAATCCCGTGCGATCGACATCGTGCTGGTCGATGACGGGAGCACCGACGGGACGCTGGAGGCAGCCGAGGCAACGGTGGCAGGTCGCGTTCCCCTGCAGGCGCTGGTGAACAAGCCGAACCGTGGCAAGGGCTTCTCGGTTCGTCGGGGGATGATGGAGGCCGAGGGTGATTGCGTCCTGTTCACGGACGCGGATCTGTCAACACCGATTGAGGAGGCCGACCGTCTGCTTGAGGCGATCGAAGCCGGCTCGGAGGTGGCGATTGGGTCGCGAGGCATGAAGGAGTCCCAGATCAAGCTCCACCAGCCCTGGTGGCGTGAGAAGGCCGGCAAGCTCTTTGGCCTTGTGACGCGGACGATTGCCTTGCCGGGGATCCGCGACAGCCAGTGCGGGTTCAAGTGCTTCCGGCGAGAGGCTGCTCAAGCGATCTTCTCCCGCCAGACTCTGGACGGCTGGGCCTTCGACGTCGAGCTCCTGGTGATCGCGCGGCAGCTTGGCTACGAGATTGCGCAGGTTCCGGTGGAGTGGGTGAACGACCCAAATACCAAGGTACACATGCTGACAGACGGGCCGAAGATGGTACTGGACATGATTCGTGTGCGGCTGAAGCACCGGCACCTCACGCCGGCGGACCGCAGGGATCAGGGGCGGTAA
- the galT gene encoding galactose-1-phosphate uridylyltransferase, with product MSELRRDPVTDRWVIITPERGVRPRDFVPEPEDELGPLGCPFCEGNERMTPPEVLGLRDRGERDRPGWYVRVVPHKFPVLRVEGSTEIHGEGLFRSLDGIGAHEIVIESPRHDLDLAFAPVEQVIRVIGACQQRVEDLRRDRRFRHIIVFRNHRKAAGASTNHPHSQVIALPIVPQLVQREISAARDYFGEQGKCLFCSLIEQERAAGVRVVAETAHHVAICPYASCFPFAVTIYPLQHCHDFVQMGVAERADLAELLRSLLAALRSALFNPPYNLVYQTVPGPDRAVPDAAAPPSVTQVYHWHVNIMPRFTPAAGFEWETGFYTNPVAPEEAAAALREHMQL from the coding sequence ATGTCGGAGCTGCGCAGGGATCCAGTAACAGACCGGTGGGTGATCATCACACCGGAGCGCGGTGTTCGCCCACGAGACTTCGTGCCCGAGCCGGAGGACGAACTCGGTCCCCTGGGGTGTCCGTTCTGCGAGGGTAACGAGCGGATGACGCCGCCGGAGGTGCTCGGGCTTCGCGACCGAGGCGAGCGCGACCGTCCGGGCTGGTACGTACGAGTGGTGCCCCACAAGTTTCCGGTCTTGCGTGTCGAGGGAAGCACGGAGATTCACGGGGAAGGGCTCTTTCGGTCCCTCGACGGCATCGGGGCCCATGAGATCGTCATCGAGAGCCCTCGGCACGACCTGGACTTGGCCTTCGCGCCCGTGGAGCAGGTGATCCGGGTCATCGGCGCCTGCCAGCAACGGGTCGAGGACCTGCGCCGCGACCGCCGCTTCCGCCATATCATCGTCTTCCGCAACCACCGCAAGGCAGCGGGGGCTTCGACCAACCACCCCCATTCACAGGTGATCGCCCTTCCCATCGTCCCGCAGCTTGTTCAACGCGAGATTTCGGCTGCGCGGGACTACTTTGGGGAACAGGGGAAGTGCCTCTTCTGCAGCCTGATCGAGCAAGAGCGGGCTGCCGGTGTGCGGGTGGTGGCTGAGACCGCGCACCACGTCGCTATCTGTCCGTACGCTTCGTGTTTCCCCTTCGCAGTGACGATCTACCCTCTGCAGCACTGCCATGATTTCGTGCAGATGGGCGTGGCGGAACGTGCCGACCTGGCTGAGCTGCTACGCAGCCTGTTGGCAGCGCTTCGCTCGGCGCTCTTCAACCCACCCTACAACCTCGTCTACCAGACAGTTCCAGGTCCTGACCGCGCTGTGCCGGACGCGGCAGCCCCTCCGAGTGTCACACAGGTGTACCATTGGCATGTCAACATCATGCCGCGGTTTACACCGGCGGCCGGCTTCGAATGGGAAACCGGGTTCTATACCAACCCTGTCGCACCTGAGGAGGCCGCAGCGGCTCTGAGGGAGCACATGCAACTCTAG
- a CDS encoding ATP-binding protein: MEDRTGLRQRLAALLIEQEPAIVQGWQGRVAEGAEGPAITAEEWQQGAPEILRILAERLRDEDTSTHRDRLVALLQQFHDARPAVGSAAAGLSALVTASVLSLKGHLGAGDKMEEIEAELESEVTALRAEVWAAEAELSQGDVDDLQGQFDSLLEVVPDPVLVVGVARGRIRAANPAALALTGYSPAQLRTLLLQDLIPALDGTGPGKFLDEVVETGTSIRDGLELVSRSGDRISGDLRGALVRRDGLPAAVCIYRVGTSDAPGTGTAVPEEAFASKYEQLDVFFENVISALPLRLVVLDSDLRVIHANPAFYVQRGMAKEEVLGQDIDAVLPPELLDDAGLRAALQSVLLTGERVRWTGYRDYTPRQGERILNVRLDPCEGPARQRMVLLTFEDITERHYQLYERSVLQQIARALLGELNLPKLLYAILTGMTAGGAVGLGFNRAILMLVDEEAGVLRAEMAVGPASLEQAAAIWTEVSDDYRTLDDFLANYEKLPPAEERPLHELVHRMVFPLKATQNLPMAAITQRQTIHVVDAEMDERVPSALREMLETDEFVVAPLVARDKIIGVAIADNRFSQQPIGHSAVQLLTALADQAALAIDSARMFSQATEDARRLDQALTDLRSAQEESLRTAKLAAIGEVTAIVAHEIRSPLSAIGGFARSIVREPHRVDRNARAAKIIVEEVVRLERILAELLDFTKPSESVLEPVDLAPLVAGVVQKMRAAPESAEVEYHVRIEEGLPLVEADPKHVTQIVQNLVMNALQAMPQGGSLTVTAHAKPSEVEVSIEDTGEGIAEDRLEKVFDTFYTTKPTGTGLGLALCQKLAAQQGAEIKVKSTVGKGTTFIVSFPVRPKTRALEQGVQ, encoded by the coding sequence ATGGAAGACAGGACGGGGCTGAGACAGCGTCTCGCGGCCCTGCTGATCGAGCAGGAGCCTGCGATCGTGCAAGGATGGCAGGGGAGGGTCGCGGAAGGCGCCGAGGGCCCGGCTATCACTGCGGAGGAATGGCAGCAGGGAGCGCCGGAAATCCTGCGAATCCTGGCAGAGCGGCTGCGGGACGAGGACACCAGCACTCACCGGGACCGTCTGGTGGCGCTGCTCCAGCAGTTCCACGACGCGCGGCCGGCCGTGGGGAGTGCTGCGGCTGGTCTGAGCGCACTGGTGACGGCCAGTGTGCTCAGTCTGAAGGGCCATCTTGGCGCGGGAGACAAGATGGAGGAGATCGAGGCCGAACTGGAGTCGGAGGTCACCGCTCTGCGGGCTGAGGTGTGGGCTGCGGAAGCAGAGCTCTCGCAGGGAGATGTCGACGACCTGCAGGGGCAGTTCGATTCCCTGCTGGAGGTCGTGCCCGATCCGGTTCTGGTGGTAGGTGTCGCAAGGGGCAGAATCCGAGCAGCGAACCCGGCAGCGCTGGCGCTGACCGGCTACTCACCCGCGCAACTGCGCACCCTCCTCCTGCAAGACCTCATTCCCGCTCTGGACGGGACTGGCCCCGGCAAGTTTCTCGACGAAGTGGTCGAGACCGGCACGAGCATCCGAGACGGCCTGGAGCTGGTGAGCAGGAGCGGCGACAGGATCAGCGGAGACCTGCGAGGGGCACTAGTCCGCCGAGATGGGCTTCCGGCTGCCGTATGCATCTATCGCGTGGGGACGTCGGACGCTCCTGGGACGGGAACTGCGGTCCCAGAGGAGGCCTTTGCCAGCAAGTACGAACAGCTAGATGTGTTCTTTGAGAACGTGATCTCGGCGCTCCCGCTGCGACTGGTTGTGTTGGACTCGGACCTGCGGGTCATCCATGCGAACCCGGCCTTCTACGTACAGCGCGGGATGGCCAAGGAGGAGGTACTCGGACAGGACATCGACGCGGTACTTCCGCCCGAGTTGCTCGACGACGCCGGCCTGCGTGCGGCGCTCCAGTCGGTGCTGCTGACGGGAGAGCGCGTGCGGTGGACAGGGTATCGAGACTACACGCCACGTCAGGGCGAGCGGATTCTGAATGTGCGGCTTGACCCGTGCGAGGGTCCTGCCCGGCAGCGAATGGTGCTGCTGACCTTCGAGGACATCACCGAGCGCCACTACCAGTTGTATGAGCGCTCCGTACTTCAGCAGATCGCGAGGGCATTGCTGGGTGAACTGAACCTCCCGAAGCTGCTGTACGCGATCCTGACCGGGATGACTGCCGGTGGCGCTGTCGGGCTGGGGTTCAACCGGGCGATACTGATGCTGGTGGATGAGGAGGCCGGGGTGCTACGGGCTGAGATGGCCGTAGGGCCGGCCTCGCTGGAGCAAGCTGCGGCGATCTGGACAGAAGTCTCGGACGACTACCGAACGCTGGACGATTTCCTGGCAAACTACGAGAAGCTGCCACCGGCGGAGGAGCGTCCTCTTCATGAACTCGTGCACCGAATGGTGTTCCCGCTGAAGGCCACGCAGAACCTGCCGATGGCGGCGATCACGCAGCGGCAGACGATTCATGTGGTGGATGCGGAGATGGACGAGCGCGTGCCGTCGGCGCTGCGGGAGATGCTGGAGACCGATGAGTTCGTGGTGGCGCCGCTGGTAGCGCGGGACAAGATAATCGGCGTAGCGATTGCGGACAACCGATTCTCGCAGCAACCGATCGGCCACTCGGCAGTGCAACTGCTGACGGCGCTGGCGGACCAGGCAGCTTTGGCCATCGACTCGGCGCGGATGTTCAGCCAGGCCACGGAGGATGCGCGTCGGCTGGACCAGGCGTTGACGGACCTGAGGTCGGCGCAGGAGGAGAGTCTCCGGACGGCCAAGCTCGCGGCGATCGGTGAGGTGACGGCAATCGTCGCCCACGAAATACGCAGCCCGCTATCGGCGATCGGTGGGTTCGCACGCAGTATTGTCCGAGAGCCGCACAGGGTGGACCGGAACGCTCGGGCTGCGAAGATCATCGTGGAGGAGGTCGTGCGTCTGGAACGGATCCTGGCGGAGTTGCTTGACTTCACGAAGCCGTCGGAATCGGTTCTGGAGCCGGTCGATCTTGCACCACTGGTGGCAGGCGTAGTGCAGAAGATGCGGGCAGCACCCGAGAGCGCCGAGGTGGAATACCACGTGAGGATCGAGGAGGGGCTGCCACTCGTCGAGGCGGACCCCAAGCACGTGACGCAGATCGTGCAGAACCTGGTGATGAACGCGCTGCAGGCGATGCCGCAAGGCGGGTCGCTGACAGTGACTGCTCACGCGAAGCCCTCTGAAGTCGAGGTCTCGATAGAGGATACGGGCGAAGGTATCGCGGAGGACCGTCTGGAGAAGGTCTTCGACACCTTCTACACGACAAAGCCGACGGGGACCGGGCTGGGGCTGGCGCTGTGCCAGAAGCTCGCGGCGCAACAGGGCGCCGAGATCAAGGTGAAGAGCACGGTGGGCAAGGGTACCACTTTCATCGTGTCCTTCCCGGTGAGACCAAAGACGCGGGCTCTGGAGCAGGGAGTGCAGTGA
- a CDS encoding response regulator yields the protein MPRVLVVDDEEHLCMLYEQELHYAGYEVVTASSGPEALAALEQHDIDVVVLDIAMPGMDGIETLRKILAVNNRMPVILNTAYASYQDDFMTWAAEDYVVKSSDVSELSQHIADVLRKRGIKPPEPPAA from the coding sequence GTGCCAAGAGTGCTGGTCGTGGACGACGAGGAGCATCTGTGCATGCTGTACGAGCAGGAGCTTCACTACGCCGGGTACGAGGTCGTGACGGCCTCAAGCGGCCCTGAAGCGCTGGCGGCTCTGGAGCAGCATGACATTGACGTCGTGGTCCTGGACATCGCGATGCCGGGGATGGACGGGATCGAGACGCTGCGCAAGATCCTGGCGGTCAACAACCGCATGCCGGTGATTCTCAACACGGCGTATGCGAGCTACCAGGACGATTTCATGACATGGGCAGCAGAGGATTACGTGGTGAAGAGCAGCGACGTGTCCGAGCTTTCGCAGCACATTGCCGACGTGCTGCGCAAGCGAGGTATCAAGCCTCCTGAGCCCCCTGCGGCTTAG
- the glgC gene encoding glucose-1-phosphate adenylyltransferase, translating into MDRKDNADAARDIVVMVLAGGEGQRLYPLTRRRAKPAVRYGGDYRMIDFTLSNCVNSGYRRIYLLTQFAASSLHRHVRRGWVPLLSDELGEFIEMVPAQRMAEDRWYAGTADAIYQNLFILQEERPSLVIILSGDHAYKMDYRGMVRQHLETGAALTIASLKAPRTQCTQLGVLEVDRDWRVAGFEEKPVDPRGVPDDPDHSLVSMGVYVWTTAELVRRVADDSTRDTNHDFGKDLIPTMVSEGSGVWAYHFDRDPSGSPSYWRDIGTLDAYWQANMELVGILPELNLYDREWPVYSHKVQLPPAKTVHGSLCSVTDSLISPGCVISGARIHSSVLSPGVYVHRGAEISESIIMDDCEVGRDAVLHRTVVDEGVKVPEGFRAGFDRAEDERRFLVTEGGVTVIPQGMVLHK; encoded by the coding sequence ATGGATCGGAAGGACAACGCCGATGCTGCACGGGACATCGTGGTGATGGTCCTCGCCGGTGGCGAGGGCCAGCGCCTGTACCCTTTGACGCGGCGGCGGGCCAAGCCGGCGGTGCGGTATGGCGGGGACTACCGGATGATCGATTTCACGCTGAGCAACTGCGTGAACTCCGGCTACCGGCGGATCTACCTGCTTACGCAGTTCGCCGCCTCGTCGCTACACCGGCATGTTCGGCGTGGCTGGGTGCCGCTGCTGAGCGATGAACTTGGGGAGTTCATCGAGATGGTGCCGGCACAGCGGATGGCGGAGGATCGTTGGTACGCCGGGACGGCCGACGCCATCTACCAGAACCTGTTCATTCTCCAAGAGGAGCGGCCCTCACTGGTCATCATCCTGTCGGGTGACCACGCGTACAAGATGGACTACCGGGGGATGGTTCGCCAGCACCTGGAGACCGGGGCAGCGCTGACGATTGCGAGCCTGAAGGCGCCGCGCACGCAGTGCACGCAACTGGGCGTCCTGGAGGTTGACCGAGACTGGCGAGTGGCGGGCTTCGAGGAGAAACCTGTCGACCCGCGGGGCGTGCCTGATGACCCGGACCACTCTCTCGTGTCGATGGGCGTGTACGTATGGACGACGGCAGAGCTGGTGCGGCGAGTGGCCGACGATTCGACGCGCGATACGAACCACGACTTCGGCAAGGACCTGATACCGACGATGGTATCGGAGGGCAGTGGGGTCTGGGCGTACCACTTCGACCGCGACCCCTCGGGCAGTCCGAGCTACTGGCGGGACATTGGGACTCTCGATGCATACTGGCAGGCGAACATGGAGCTGGTGGGGATCCTGCCGGAGTTGAACCTGTATGACCGTGAGTGGCCGGTGTACAGCCACAAGGTGCAGCTGCCGCCGGCGAAGACCGTGCATGGCAGCCTGTGCTCGGTGACGGACTCGCTGATCTCGCCGGGGTGCGTGATCTCGGGGGCGCGGATACACTCGAGCGTCCTCTCCCCCGGCGTGTATGTGCATCGGGGTGCGGAGATCAGTGAGTCGATCATCATGGACGACTGCGAGGTCGGGCGGGATGCGGTGCTGCATCGGACAGTCGTGGACGAGGGAGTGAAGGTTCCGGAGGGGTTCCGCGCCGGCTTCGACCGGGCGGAGGACGAGCGACGCTTCCTGGTGACGGAGGGCGGCGTAACGGTGATTCCGCAGGGAATGGTGTTGCACAAGTGA
- a CDS encoding glycogen/starch synthase, which produces MTVSTTPVKVLFASVEVAPFAWTGGMGDVAGSLPKALHKLGVDVRVIMPKHRGCAERAGSMRRIVNTCEVHMPWWVTGCAVDEGRLPGSEVPVYFVEHQQYFDREGVYGPPGASWQDNLERFSFFCRSVVEVLRHLDWQPDLVHLNDWHTSLLALYQRLWGLDFRTIYTAHQLGPAFHGTFPAAQQTLAGIDLGRLETRRFVAHGQIDLARAGLALADRANTVSERYAQEVAAPGSEEGVSDLVAELGDRFCGILNGIDTEVWNPRLDHVIAAQYSEEDLGGKLECRRALQREVGLPVTDSVPLVGMVSRLDQLKGFDLIQAALPQLGGAQFVFLGSGDPGYTAFLEGTARYREDVAAVCRFDSELARKIYAGADMLLMPSRREPAGLAQMIALSYGTIPVVHYTGGLADTISEDPRHQNGFVFHEYRPDHLTAALGRAFNAYREHERWQELMRHAMRCDHSWGASAAKYQEMYLRALQAP; this is translated from the coding sequence GTGACGGTATCGACGACTCCAGTGAAAGTGCTGTTCGCTTCGGTCGAAGTGGCACCCTTCGCGTGGACCGGCGGGATGGGGGACGTCGCGGGAAGCCTGCCGAAGGCGCTCCACAAGCTCGGAGTAGACGTCCGGGTCATCATGCCGAAGCACCGGGGCTGCGCCGAAAGGGCCGGCTCGATGCGGCGCATTGTGAATACGTGCGAAGTCCACATGCCGTGGTGGGTCACGGGTTGCGCTGTCGACGAAGGGCGGCTACCGGGCTCGGAAGTGCCGGTGTACTTCGTCGAACATCAGCAGTACTTCGACCGCGAGGGGGTGTATGGTCCGCCGGGAGCAAGTTGGCAGGACAACCTCGAGCGGTTCTCGTTCTTCTGCCGATCTGTGGTGGAGGTCCTGCGGCATCTGGACTGGCAGCCGGACCTGGTGCACCTGAACGACTGGCACACCTCCCTGCTGGCGCTCTACCAGAGGCTATGGGGACTGGACTTCCGCACCATCTATACGGCCCACCAGCTTGGCCCGGCGTTCCACGGGACCTTCCCGGCCGCGCAGCAGACACTCGCAGGGATCGACCTGGGACGACTGGAAACGCGGCGGTTCGTTGCGCACGGTCAGATCGACCTTGCCCGTGCCGGCCTGGCGCTAGCGGACAGGGCGAACACTGTCAGTGAACGATATGCGCAGGAGGTTGCCGCTCCGGGCTCCGAGGAAGGGGTTTCGGATCTGGTTGCGGAGCTTGGCGACCGGTTCTGCGGCATCCTCAACGGGATCGATACGGAGGTATGGAACCCGCGCCTCGATCACGTGATCGCAGCTCAGTACAGTGAGGAGGATCTGGGCGGCAAGCTGGAGTGCAGACGAGCACTGCAGCGCGAAGTGGGGCTGCCGGTGACGGATTCCGTGCCGCTGGTCGGCATGGTCAGCCGACTGGACCAACTCAAGGGCTTTGACTTGATACAGGCGGCTCTTCCGCAGCTCGGGGGCGCTCAGTTCGTGTTTCTGGGCTCGGGTGATCCAGGCTACACGGCCTTCCTGGAGGGAACGGCCCGCTACCGGGAAGACGTCGCCGCCGTGTGTCGGTTCGATTCGGAGCTGGCGCGCAAGATCTACGCCGGGGCCGACATGCTGCTGATGCCGTCGCGTCGCGAGCCGGCCGGACTTGCCCAGATGATCGCCCTGTCCTATGGGACGATCCCGGTGGTGCACTACACGGGCGGGCTCGCGGACACGATCAGTGAGGATCCGCGGCACCAGAACGGCTTTGTGTTCCACGAGTACCGGCCAGACCATCTGACGGCGGCGCTCGGCCGGGCCTTCAACGCATACCGAGAGCATGAGCGGTGGCAGGAGCTGATGCGGCATGCGATGCGCTGTGACCACTCCTGGGGTGCCTCAGCGGCCAAGTACCAGGAGATGTACCTGCGGGCGCTCCAGGCCCCGTAG